In the genome of Xenopus laevis strain J_2021 chromosome 1S, Xenopus_laevis_v10.1, whole genome shotgun sequence, one region contains:
- the LOC108705056 gene encoding putative phospholipase B-like 2: MRNIVANRLATGGQEWASIFKKFNSGTGMVAVADKSDVLYKTGYWASYNVPYFPEVFNASGLPALVEKFWDWFYYDKTPRALIFQRDHSERYGINGEANELTSYEMAKKYQMVAVNEPTWDQVPPFQWSTSPFRSLMHIVVT, translated from the exons ATGCGTAATATTGTTGCTAACAGACTGGCAACAGGAGGTCAGGAATGGgcctccatttttaaaaagtttaatagtgGAAC TGGTATGGTGGCTGTAGCTGATAAATCGGATGTACTCTACAAAACTGGTTACTGGGCCAGCTACAATGTCCC ttattttccaGAGGTGTTTAATGCCAGTGGTTTGCCTGCCCTGGTGGAGAAGTTTTGGGACTGGTTTTACTATGACAAAACGCCACGGGCCCTGATATTCCAGAGAGACCATTCTGAAAGATATGGAATCAATGGTGAAGCTAATGAG CTTACATCATATGAAATGGCCAAGAAGTATCAGATGGTGGCAGTGAATGAGCCCACATGGGATCAGGTTCCACCCTTTCAGTGGAGCACTTCTCCTTTCAGAAGCCTTATGCatatagtagttacatag
- the slc8b1.S gene encoding solute carrier family 8 (sodium/lithium/calcium exchanger), member B1 S homeolog isoform X1, giving the protein MEPLSFETYSNYTVWNKADQCQEVGKLNASLRCNFTRTTPDCSDSDGYIHYLDGAFCRFPPSLFPLAIFLYVLWLLYLFIILAVTAEKFFCPNLSAISRILRLSHNVAGVTFLAFGNGAPDVFSALAAFSDSRTAGLAIGALFGAGVFVTTVVAGGISIVKPFTAASRPFLRDIVFYISAIFLTFFVLYQGYVTLAEALVYLLLYLVYVFVVVLSTWIYRRMRQQQLSVPVTEEPDLLGESEDDCITTPHGSEYGDEYQPLFPMQRSTWQILTSELNPVDARKWKQKSWKWRTFKMIKVPVEFLLLLTVPVVDPDKEERNWQRPLNCLHLITTPLLCVFTMNAGTYGLYIIKGVMPVWAVLLIIGTFSAAVVFLTTTNGEPPKYHCLFSFLGFVASALWISATATEVVNLLRTFGVIFRLSNTVLGLTLLAWGNSIGDFVSDITLARQGYPRMAFSACFGGIIFNVLIGVGLGCLMQMGPSKTSFQLEHQGLLVWILAGGLGISLVFSLISVPAQSFHLRRGYGVALLFIYVLFLTVALLTEFGVIRLEMF; this is encoded by the exons ATGGAGCCTCTGAGCTTTGAAACGTACAGCAATTATACTGTCTGGAATAAAGCTGAT CAGTGCCAGGAGGTAGGCAAGTTGAATGCTTCACTTCGGTGCAACTTCACCAGAACAACACCAGACTGCAGTGACAGTGATGGATATATTCATTATCTTGATGGAGCTTTCTGCCGCTTCCCTCCAAGCTTGTTCCCTCTTGCTATCTTTTTGTAT GTGCTTTGGTTGCTCTACCTTTTCATTATCCTCGCAGTAACTGCAGAAAAGTT TTTCTGTCCTAATCTGTCAGCGATATCCCGCATTCTTAGACTTTCTCACAATGTCGCT GGCGTTACTTTCTTGGCATTTGGGAATGGTGCCCCAGATGTATTTAGTGCTCTGGCTGCTTTTTCTGACTCAAGGACAGCAGGACTTGCAATCGGAGCCCTTTTTG gTGCAGGGGTCTTTGTCACCACTGTAGTGGCAGGCGGGATCAGTATAGTGAAGCCATTCACAGCTGCATCTCGTCCTTTCCTGAGAGACATTGTGTTTTACATATCTGCCATCTTCCTCACATTCTTCGTTCTGTACCAAGGTTATGTGACCCTAGCTGAAGCTCTAG TGTATTTGCTGTTGTACCTGGTTTATGTCTTTGTGGTTGTTCTCTCTACCTGGATCTACCGGAGGATGCGCCAACAGCAGTTATCTGTTCCAGTAACAGAAGAACCAG ACCTTTTGGGCGAGTCAGAAGATGATTGCATTACCACTCCACATGGCTCAGAATATG gagATGAGTATCAACCCCTCTTTCCCATGCAAAGGAGCACCTGGCAGATTCTTACCAGTGAACTGAATCCAGTTGATGCCAGGAAATGGAAACAGAAATCTTGGAAGTGGAGAACTTTCAAAATGATAAAG GTACCTGTAGAATTCCTCCTTCTCCTTACTGTTCCAGTGGTAGATCCTGATAAAGAGGAGAGAAACTGGCAAAGGCCTCTGAACTGTTTACACCTAATCACCACCCCATTGCTTTGTGTGTTCACTATGAATGCAGGAACAT ATGGACTCTACATAATTAAAGGTGTGATGCCAGTTTGGGCTGTTTTGCTGATTATTGGAACTTTCTCAGCTGCGGTTGTTTTTCTTACAACCACAAATGGAGAGCCTCCAAAATATCATTGT CTCTTCTCCTTTCTGGGATTTGTTGCCAGTGCTCTTTGGATCAGTGCTACAGCCACAGAAGTAGTTAATTTGTTACGCACATTTGGAGTCATCTTTCGCCTCAGTAACACAGTTCTTGGGCTGACGCTGCTTGCCTGGGGGAACAGCATAGGCG ATTTTGTCTCTGACATCACACTAGCTCGACAAGGATACCCCCGCATGGCTTTCTCTGCCTGCTTTGGTGGCATTATCTTCA ATGTGCTGATCGGAGTGGGGCTTGGATGCCTGATGCAAATGGGGCCAAGCAAAACATCTTTTCAG CTTGAGCACCAGGGTCTTCTGGTGTGGATCCTGGCAGGGGGCCTTGGCATCAGCTTGGTATTTTCTCTTATATCTGTGCCCGCTCAGAGTTTCCACCTGCGACGTGGTTATGGTGTGGCTTTGCTCTTCATCTATGTCCTCTTCCTCACTGTGGCCTTATTAACTGAATTTGGGGTCATCAGATTGGAAATGTTTTAA
- the slc8b1.S gene encoding solute carrier family 8 (sodium/lithium/calcium exchanger), member B1 S homeolog isoform X2, translating into MEPLSFETYSNYTVWNKADCQEVGKLNASLRCNFTRTTPDCSDSDGYIHYLDGAFCRFPPSLFPLAIFLYVLWLLYLFIILAVTAEKFFCPNLSAISRILRLSHNVAGVTFLAFGNGAPDVFSALAAFSDSRTAGLAIGALFGAGVFVTTVVAGGISIVKPFTAASRPFLRDIVFYISAIFLTFFVLYQGYVTLAEALVYLLLYLVYVFVVVLSTWIYRRMRQQQLSVPVTEEPDLLGESEDDCITTPHGSEYGDEYQPLFPMQRSTWQILTSELNPVDARKWKQKSWKWRTFKMIKVPVEFLLLLTVPVVDPDKEERNWQRPLNCLHLITTPLLCVFTMNAGTYGLYIIKGVMPVWAVLLIIGTFSAAVVFLTTTNGEPPKYHCLFSFLGFVASALWISATATEVVNLLRTFGVIFRLSNTVLGLTLLAWGNSIGDFVSDITLARQGYPRMAFSACFGGIIFNVLIGVGLGCLMQMGPSKTSFQLEHQGLLVWILAGGLGISLVFSLISVPAQSFHLRRGYGVALLFIYVLFLTVALLTEFGVIRLEMF; encoded by the exons ATGGAGCCTCTGAGCTTTGAAACGTACAGCAATTATACTGTCTGGAATAAAGCTGAT TGCCAGGAGGTAGGCAAGTTGAATGCTTCACTTCGGTGCAACTTCACCAGAACAACACCAGACTGCAGTGACAGTGATGGATATATTCATTATCTTGATGGAGCTTTCTGCCGCTTCCCTCCAAGCTTGTTCCCTCTTGCTATCTTTTTGTAT GTGCTTTGGTTGCTCTACCTTTTCATTATCCTCGCAGTAACTGCAGAAAAGTT TTTCTGTCCTAATCTGTCAGCGATATCCCGCATTCTTAGACTTTCTCACAATGTCGCT GGCGTTACTTTCTTGGCATTTGGGAATGGTGCCCCAGATGTATTTAGTGCTCTGGCTGCTTTTTCTGACTCAAGGACAGCAGGACTTGCAATCGGAGCCCTTTTTG gTGCAGGGGTCTTTGTCACCACTGTAGTGGCAGGCGGGATCAGTATAGTGAAGCCATTCACAGCTGCATCTCGTCCTTTCCTGAGAGACATTGTGTTTTACATATCTGCCATCTTCCTCACATTCTTCGTTCTGTACCAAGGTTATGTGACCCTAGCTGAAGCTCTAG TGTATTTGCTGTTGTACCTGGTTTATGTCTTTGTGGTTGTTCTCTCTACCTGGATCTACCGGAGGATGCGCCAACAGCAGTTATCTGTTCCAGTAACAGAAGAACCAG ACCTTTTGGGCGAGTCAGAAGATGATTGCATTACCACTCCACATGGCTCAGAATATG gagATGAGTATCAACCCCTCTTTCCCATGCAAAGGAGCACCTGGCAGATTCTTACCAGTGAACTGAATCCAGTTGATGCCAGGAAATGGAAACAGAAATCTTGGAAGTGGAGAACTTTCAAAATGATAAAG GTACCTGTAGAATTCCTCCTTCTCCTTACTGTTCCAGTGGTAGATCCTGATAAAGAGGAGAGAAACTGGCAAAGGCCTCTGAACTGTTTACACCTAATCACCACCCCATTGCTTTGTGTGTTCACTATGAATGCAGGAACAT ATGGACTCTACATAATTAAAGGTGTGATGCCAGTTTGGGCTGTTTTGCTGATTATTGGAACTTTCTCAGCTGCGGTTGTTTTTCTTACAACCACAAATGGAGAGCCTCCAAAATATCATTGT CTCTTCTCCTTTCTGGGATTTGTTGCCAGTGCTCTTTGGATCAGTGCTACAGCCACAGAAGTAGTTAATTTGTTACGCACATTTGGAGTCATCTTTCGCCTCAGTAACACAGTTCTTGGGCTGACGCTGCTTGCCTGGGGGAACAGCATAGGCG ATTTTGTCTCTGACATCACACTAGCTCGACAAGGATACCCCCGCATGGCTTTCTCTGCCTGCTTTGGTGGCATTATCTTCA ATGTGCTGATCGGAGTGGGGCTTGGATGCCTGATGCAAATGGGGCCAAGCAAAACATCTTTTCAG CTTGAGCACCAGGGTCTTCTGGTGTGGATCCTGGCAGGGGGCCTTGGCATCAGCTTGGTATTTTCTCTTATATCTGTGCCCGCTCAGAGTTTCCACCTGCGACGTGGTTATGGTGTGGCTTTGCTCTTCATCTATGTCCTCTTCCTCACTGTGGCCTTATTAACTGAATTTGGGGTCATCAGATTGGAAATGTTTTAA
- the slc8b1.S gene encoding solute carrier family 8 (sodium/lithium/calcium exchanger), member B1 S homeolog: MEPLSFETYSNYTVWNKADEVGKLNASLRCNFTRTTPDCSDSDGYIHYLDGAFCRFPPSLFPLAIFLYVLWLLYLFIILAVTAEKFFCPNLSAISRILRLSHNVAGVTFLAFGNGAPDVFSALAAFSDSRTAGLAIGALFGAGVFVTTVVAGGISIVKPFTAASRPFLRDIVFYISAIFLTFFVLYQGYVTLAEALVYLLLYLVYVFVVVLSTWIYRRMRQQQLSVPVTEEPDLLGESEDDCITTPHGSEYGDEYQPLFPMQRSTWQILTSELNPVDARKWKQKSWKWRTFKMIKVPVEFLLLLTVPVVDPDKEERNWQRPLNCLHLITTPLLCVFTMNAGTYGLYIIKGVMPVWAVLLIIGTFSAAVVFLTTTNGEPPKYHCLFSFLGFVASALWISATATEVVNLLRTFGVIFRLSNTVLGLTLLAWGNSIGDFVSDITLARQGYPRMAFSACFGGIIFNVLIGVGLGCLMQMGPSKTSFQLEHQGLLVWILAGGLGISLVFSLISVPAQSFHLRRGYGVALLFIYVLFLTVALLTEFGVIRLEMF, translated from the exons ATGGAGCCTCTGAGCTTTGAAACGTACAGCAATTATACTGTCTGGAATAAAGCTGAT GAGGTAGGCAAGTTGAATGCTTCACTTCGGTGCAACTTCACCAGAACAACACCAGACTGCAGTGACAGTGATGGATATATTCATTATCTTGATGGAGCTTTCTGCCGCTTCCCTCCAAGCTTGTTCCCTCTTGCTATCTTTTTGTAT GTGCTTTGGTTGCTCTACCTTTTCATTATCCTCGCAGTAACTGCAGAAAAGTT TTTCTGTCCTAATCTGTCAGCGATATCCCGCATTCTTAGACTTTCTCACAATGTCGCT GGCGTTACTTTCTTGGCATTTGGGAATGGTGCCCCAGATGTATTTAGTGCTCTGGCTGCTTTTTCTGACTCAAGGACAGCAGGACTTGCAATCGGAGCCCTTTTTG gTGCAGGGGTCTTTGTCACCACTGTAGTGGCAGGCGGGATCAGTATAGTGAAGCCATTCACAGCTGCATCTCGTCCTTTCCTGAGAGACATTGTGTTTTACATATCTGCCATCTTCCTCACATTCTTCGTTCTGTACCAAGGTTATGTGACCCTAGCTGAAGCTCTAG TGTATTTGCTGTTGTACCTGGTTTATGTCTTTGTGGTTGTTCTCTCTACCTGGATCTACCGGAGGATGCGCCAACAGCAGTTATCTGTTCCAGTAACAGAAGAACCAG ACCTTTTGGGCGAGTCAGAAGATGATTGCATTACCACTCCACATGGCTCAGAATATG gagATGAGTATCAACCCCTCTTTCCCATGCAAAGGAGCACCTGGCAGATTCTTACCAGTGAACTGAATCCAGTTGATGCCAGGAAATGGAAACAGAAATCTTGGAAGTGGAGAACTTTCAAAATGATAAAG GTACCTGTAGAATTCCTCCTTCTCCTTACTGTTCCAGTGGTAGATCCTGATAAAGAGGAGAGAAACTGGCAAAGGCCTCTGAACTGTTTACACCTAATCACCACCCCATTGCTTTGTGTGTTCACTATGAATGCAGGAACAT ATGGACTCTACATAATTAAAGGTGTGATGCCAGTTTGGGCTGTTTTGCTGATTATTGGAACTTTCTCAGCTGCGGTTGTTTTTCTTACAACCACAAATGGAGAGCCTCCAAAATATCATTGT CTCTTCTCCTTTCTGGGATTTGTTGCCAGTGCTCTTTGGATCAGTGCTACAGCCACAGAAGTAGTTAATTTGTTACGCACATTTGGAGTCATCTTTCGCCTCAGTAACACAGTTCTTGGGCTGACGCTGCTTGCCTGGGGGAACAGCATAGGCG ATTTTGTCTCTGACATCACACTAGCTCGACAAGGATACCCCCGCATGGCTTTCTCTGCCTGCTTTGGTGGCATTATCTTCA ATGTGCTGATCGGAGTGGGGCTTGGATGCCTGATGCAAATGGGGCCAAGCAAAACATCTTTTCAG CTTGAGCACCAGGGTCTTCTGGTGTGGATCCTGGCAGGGGGCCTTGGCATCAGCTTGGTATTTTCTCTTATATCTGTGCCCGCTCAGAGTTTCCACCTGCGACGTGGTTATGGTGTGGCTTTGCTCTTCATCTATGTCCTCTTCCTCACTGTGGCCTTATTAACTGAATTTGGGGTCATCAGATTGGAAATGTTTTAA
- the ficd.S gene encoding protein adenylyltransferase FICD, which produces MAVTVCQWASLGSSIGLVLLSGSILVVLFPLSGLEHQYRTAVNILLQYNLWGGVDRGHTFTGQTRGLAVASTAIELLVLKQKPTSDVKFEAKAALNQALEMKRMGKKEKAHKLLHHALKLDPDHVDALNELGILLEEEKDIIQADYLYSKALTISPNNEKALINRDRTLPLVEEIDQRYFSLIDSKVKKLMSIPKGNPALRRVMEESYYHHIYHTVAIEGNTLSLSEIRHIIETRYAVPGKSLEEQNEVIGMHAAMKYVNATLVSRIGSVTIDNVLEIHRRVLGYVDPVEAGRFRRSQVFVGHYIPPYPRDVEKLMLEFLQWLNSEEAMSLHPVEFAALAHYKLVYIHPFVDGNGRTSRLLMNLILMQAGYPPITIRKEQRSEYYNVLEIANEGDVRPFIRFIAKCTESTLDILLIATAEHPVGLPEPNHGSSECKQTITIKT; this is translated from the exons ATGGCAGTGACAGTGTGTCAATGGGCATCTTTGGGCTCTAGTATAGGGCTGGTGCTACTGTCGGGTTCGATTCTGGTGGTTCTGTTTCCTCTGAGTGGGCTGGAGCATCAGTACAGAACAGCCGTGAACATATTGCTGCAGTATAACCTGTGGGGAGGTGTTGATCGGGGGCACACATTCACTGGCCAAACACGGGGTCTAGCTGTCGCCTCAACAGCAATTGAACTTCTTGTGCTGAAACAGAAGCCTACATCAG atgtCAAGTTCGAAGCCAAGGCAGCTCTAAACCAAGCTTTAGAAATGAAGCGCATGGGGAAGAAGGAAAAAGCACATAAGCTTCTACATCATGCCTTAAAGTTGGATCCCGATCATGTGGATGCCTTAAATGAGCTTGGCATCCTTctggaagaagaaaaggacatCATTCAGGCTGACTATTTATATTCGAAAGCTCTGACAATATCACCAAATAATGAGAAGGCTTTAATAAATCGAGATCGGACACTGCCACTTGTTGAAGAAATTGACCAGAGGTATTTCAGTCTAATCGACAGCAAAGTGAAGAAACTGATGTCCATTCCAAAAGGCAATCCTGCTCTCCGCAGGGTAATGGAAGAGTCTTACTACCACCACATCTATCACACAGTAGCTATAGAAGGAAACACCCTCTCGCTTTCAGAGATCCGGCACATCATTGAAACACGTTATGCTGTGCCAGGAAAAAGCCTTGAAGAGCAAAATGAGGTCATAGGTATGCATGCTGCGATGAAATACGTCAACGCAACTCTGGTCTCCAGAATAGGATCGGTGACCATTGACAATGTTTTGGAAATACATCGGCGGGTTTTGGGATATGTGGATCCTGTAGAAGCTGGTCGATTTCGGCGTAGCCAAGTTTTTGTTGGCCACTATATCCCACCCTATCCTAGAGATGTAGAGAAACTCATGCTGGAGTTTTTGCAGTGGCTAAACTCTGAAGAAGCAATGAGCTTACATCCTGTGGAGTTTGCTGCTCTAGCCCATTATAAACTAGTTTATATCCATCCCTTTGTAGATGGCAATGGCAGGACGTCTCGCTTGCTTATGAATCTTATTTTGATGCAAGCAGGATACCCACCAATTACTATAAGGAAAGAACAGCGGTCAGAGTATTATAATGTTCTAGAAATAGCCAATGAAGGGGACGTGAGGCCTTTCATAAGGTTTATTGCTAAATGTACTGAGAGCACCTTAGATATTTTATTGATTGCTACAGCAGAACATCCTGTAGGACTTCCAGAGCCAAATCATGGTTCCTCAGAGTGCAAACAAACTATTACAATTAAGACTTGA